In Passer domesticus isolate bPasDom1 chromosome 9, bPasDom1.hap1, whole genome shotgun sequence, a genomic segment contains:
- the LOC135307159 gene encoding uncharacterized protein LOC135307159 isoform X4, with protein sequence MSRTEPLGDAEVSLTGNYPATGHKKPHEPAIVKMQVLKEMQQEGQDEVSGKASPLTWLHKVLVLSEPLSGVSAGRTSPAPLLIRTQKPSSHLRDPTRGKNKGKGHQKPHEPSKNMRQMLKELLQAGQVDGEAGQKVAFPEGSSDSMPASAAGREVMPGTGRGDWDRDMDSMLVFLDESLKTSADSRANPVGETDLASQPTFRNEPL encoded by the exons ATGTCCAGGacagagcctctgggagatgctgagg TTTCTCTGACAGGGAATTACCCAGCTACAGGTcacaagaaaccccatgagccagcCATAGTCAAGATGCAAgtactgaaggaaatgcagcaggaaggacaag atgaagtgtctgggaaggcttctccattaaCTTGGCTGCATAAAGTTTTGGTCCTATCTGAGCCACTgtcag gtgtgtctgcagggaggacttctccagctcctttgctgattcgtACAcagaagcccagctcccatctcaggg ATCCTacgaggggaaagaacaaaggcaaaggacaccagaaaccccatgagccatccaaaaacatgaggcaaatgctgaaagaattgctgcaggcaggacaag tggatggagaggctgggcagaaggtggcgtttcccgaaggaagcagtgactccatgccagcctctgctgcaggaagggaggtgatgccaggcacaggcagaggAG actgggaTCGTGACATGGATTCCATGCTTGTCTTTCTGGATGAGAGTTTGAAGACCTCGGCAGATAGTAGAG ctaacccggttggtgaaactgatctggcttcccaacccacATTCAGGAATGAGCCTCTGTGA
- the LOC135307159 gene encoding uncharacterized protein LOC135307159 isoform X2, with protein MSRTEPLGDAEGNYPATGHKKPHEPAIVKMQVLKEMQQEGQAMDQKAVLKVAFPGVSGGSLEGPAGRKAMPDTGTGTADEVSGKASPLTWLHKVLVLSEPLSGVSAGRTSPAPLLIRTQKPSSHLRDPTRGKNKGKGHQKPHEPSKNMRQMLKELLQAGQVDGEAGQKVAFPEGSSDSMPASAAGREVMPGTGRGDWDRDMDSMLVFLDESLKTSADSRANPVGETDLASQPTFRNEPL; from the exons ATGTCCAGGacagagcctctgggagatgctgagg GGAATTACCCAGCTACAGGTcacaagaaaccccatgagccagcCATAGTCAAGATGCAAgtactgaaggaaatgcagcaggaaggacaag CGATGGACCAAAAAGCTGTACTGAAGGTGGCATTTCCCGGGGTAAGTGGCGGCTCATTGGAAGgccctgcaggaaggaaggcgatgccagacacgggcacaggcacagcag atgaagtgtctgggaaggcttctccattaaCTTGGCTGCATAAAGTTTTGGTCCTATCTGAGCCACTgtcag gtgtgtctgcagggaggacttctccagctcctttgctgattcgtACAcagaagcccagctcccatctcaggg ATCCTacgaggggaaagaacaaaggcaaaggacaccagaaaccccatgagccatccaaaaacatgaggcaaatgctgaaagaattgctgcaggcaggacaag tggatggagaggctgggcagaaggtggcgtttcccgaaggaagcagtgactccatgccagcctctgctgcaggaagggaggtgatgccaggcacaggcagaggAG actgggaTCGTGACATGGATTCCATGCTTGTCTTTCTGGATGAGAGTTTGAAGACCTCGGCAGATAGTAGAG ctaacccggttggtgaaactgatctggcttcccaacccacATTCAGGAATGAGCCTCTGTGA
- the LOC135307159 gene encoding uncharacterized protein LOC135307159 isoform X3, producing the protein MSRTEPLGDAEVSLTGNYPATGHKKPHEPAIVKMQVLKEMQQEGQAMDQKAVLKVAFPGVSGGSLEGPAGRKAMPDTGTGTADEVSGKASPLTWLHKVLVLSEPLSGRTSPAPLLIRTQKPSSHLRDPTRGKNKGKGHQKPHEPSKNMRQMLKELLQAGQVDGEAGQKVAFPEGSSDSMPASAAGREVMPGTGRGDWDRDMDSMLVFLDESLKTSADSRANPVGETDLASQPTFRNEPL; encoded by the exons ATGTCCAGGacagagcctctgggagatgctgagg TTTCTCTGACAGGGAATTACCCAGCTACAGGTcacaagaaaccccatgagccagcCATAGTCAAGATGCAAgtactgaaggaaatgcagcaggaaggacaag CGATGGACCAAAAAGCTGTACTGAAGGTGGCATTTCCCGGGGTAAGTGGCGGCTCATTGGAAGgccctgcaggaaggaaggcgatgccagacacgggcacaggcacagcag atgaagtgtctgggaaggcttctccattaaCTTGGCTGCATAAAGTTTTGGTCCTATCTGAGCCACTgtcag ggaggacttctccagctcctttgctgattcgtACAcagaagcccagctcccatctcaggg ATCCTacgaggggaaagaacaaaggcaaaggacaccagaaaccccatgagccatccaaaaacatgaggcaaatgctgaaagaattgctgcaggcaggacaag tggatggagaggctgggcagaaggtggcgtttcccgaaggaagcagtgactccatgccagcctctgctgcaggaagggaggtgatgccaggcacaggcagaggAG actgggaTCGTGACATGGATTCCATGCTTGTCTTTCTGGATGAGAGTTTGAAGACCTCGGCAGATAGTAGAG ctaacccggttggtgaaactgatctggcttcccaacccacATTCAGGAATGAGCCTCTGTGA
- the LOC135307159 gene encoding uncharacterized protein LOC135307159 isoform X5, with protein MSRTEPLGDAEVSLTGNYPATGHKKPHEPAIVKMQVLKEMQQEGQDEVSGKASPLTWLHKVLVLSEPLSGRTSPAPLLIRTQKPSSHLRDPTRGKNKGKGHQKPHEPSKNMRQMLKELLQAGQVDGEAGQKVAFPEGSSDSMPASAAGREVMPGTGRGDWDRDMDSMLVFLDESLKTSADSRANPVGETDLASQPTFRNEPL; from the exons ATGTCCAGGacagagcctctgggagatgctgagg TTTCTCTGACAGGGAATTACCCAGCTACAGGTcacaagaaaccccatgagccagcCATAGTCAAGATGCAAgtactgaaggaaatgcagcaggaaggacaag atgaagtgtctgggaaggcttctccattaaCTTGGCTGCATAAAGTTTTGGTCCTATCTGAGCCACTgtcag ggaggacttctccagctcctttgctgattcgtACAcagaagcccagctcccatctcaggg ATCCTacgaggggaaagaacaaaggcaaaggacaccagaaaccccatgagccatccaaaaacatgaggcaaatgctgaaagaattgctgcaggcaggacaag tggatggagaggctgggcagaaggtggcgtttcccgaaggaagcagtgactccatgccagcctctgctgcaggaagggaggtgatgccaggcacaggcagaggAG actgggaTCGTGACATGGATTCCATGCTTGTCTTTCTGGATGAGAGTTTGAAGACCTCGGCAGATAGTAGAG ctaacccggttggtgaaactgatctggcttcccaacccacATTCAGGAATGAGCCTCTGTGA
- the LOC135307159 gene encoding uncharacterized protein LOC135307159 isoform X1 encodes MSRTEPLGDAEVSLTGNYPATGHKKPHEPAIVKMQVLKEMQQEGQAMDQKAVLKVAFPGVSGGSLEGPAGRKAMPDTGTGTADEVSGKASPLTWLHKVLVLSEPLSGVSAGRTSPAPLLIRTQKPSSHLRDPTRGKNKGKGHQKPHEPSKNMRQMLKELLQAGQVDGEAGQKVAFPEGSSDSMPASAAGREVMPGTGRGDWDRDMDSMLVFLDESLKTSADSRANPVGETDLASQPTFRNEPL; translated from the exons ATGTCCAGGacagagcctctgggagatgctgagg TTTCTCTGACAGGGAATTACCCAGCTACAGGTcacaagaaaccccatgagccagcCATAGTCAAGATGCAAgtactgaaggaaatgcagcaggaaggacaag CGATGGACCAAAAAGCTGTACTGAAGGTGGCATTTCCCGGGGTAAGTGGCGGCTCATTGGAAGgccctgcaggaaggaaggcgatgccagacacgggcacaggcacagcag atgaagtgtctgggaaggcttctccattaaCTTGGCTGCATAAAGTTTTGGTCCTATCTGAGCCACTgtcag gtgtgtctgcagggaggacttctccagctcctttgctgattcgtACAcagaagcccagctcccatctcaggg ATCCTacgaggggaaagaacaaaggcaaaggacaccagaaaccccatgagccatccaaaaacatgaggcaaatgctgaaagaattgctgcaggcaggacaag tggatggagaggctgggcagaaggtggcgtttcccgaaggaagcagtgactccatgccagcctctgctgcaggaagggaggtgatgccaggcacaggcagaggAG actgggaTCGTGACATGGATTCCATGCTTGTCTTTCTGGATGAGAGTTTGAAGACCTCGGCAGATAGTAGAG ctaacccggttggtgaaactgatctggcttcccaacccacATTCAGGAATGAGCCTCTGTGA